In Nostoc piscinale CENA21, the genomic stretch ACAATCTTGGTGCGTAAGTCCTGGATTTGATGTTAGTCCGCGCAGGCGGACTTCGGTTGTGTAGCCCCAGACTTTAGTCTGTGGGCATAATGAGATTCATCCCAGAGACTAAATTTATAATCTGATAGTCTTTTGACTCCTGAGTTCGGAATTCTTCAATACTTTAAAATCATGGCACTTCCGCAACACATTCAAATTAAAAGCACCCAACAAATACTGAGCATCGCAATTTTAGGCGTATTAGCATTGCTATACACACCCTTGTTGCTTCATTGGCTAGGTGGTTGGCTACACAAAACTATCAGCATCGAACACGAATATTTTAGTCACGGCATCATCGGTCTACCGTTTGCTGCTTACTTGAGTTGGTTAAACCGCAAACAATGGCAACGCTTACCAGATAGCACTCATCCCGTGGGTGCTTTTTTACTGTTAATTGGCGGCGTATTTTATCTGAGCGGAATTGCCGATTGGGTTAATCTGTCTTTGCCAATTATTCTGACAGGATTGTGCCTGTGGTTTAAAGGTGTAGCAGGTTTGCGCTTACAAGGCTTCCCGTTAGTATTGATATTTTTAGCAACCCCCACCTTTGTACCTTATTTATTAGTTCCCTACACCTTACCCCTACAAAGCTTTATTGCTGGCACAGCCGGATTCATACTCAATCAAATTGGGATGCAAGTTACCGTCGATGAAATCAATATTTACGTTGGCGGACGCATTGTGGAAGTAGCACCCTATTGCGCGGGGTTAAAAATGTTGTTTACAACTCTCTACGTCAGCTTAATGCTGCTGTACTGGACTGGGGCTTTGGTTTCCCGACGCATTAGTGTTTGGTTTATGTGTATTGCTGTAGCCATTAGCGTTACCGCCAATATTATTCGGAACACTTTCCTCAGTTATTTTCACGGTACAGGTAACGAAGCCGCATTTAAATGGTTACACGATAGTTGGGGTGGTGATCTGTATTCTGCTTGTATGCTTTTATTATTGGTACCATTACTGAACTGGATGAACAACAATTTTTTGGCATATCCAGAAAATGCAGAACCAATAGAAGAGCAGAACTAACAAAAAAAGCTATGTTTGGTAAAAAACAGCCAGAACAACCAAGCCAGTCTCAAAGTATCAGTGGTGTAAATTTAACCGGGAGTGCAATTCAACAAGGACAGGCGGGACGCGAGCTCCAGCAAAGTCAATCGAGCAAACTGGACACACAGCAGCAAATCACTAACACCGATGTAGTTAAGCAGCTGGAGAACTTGGAAACAGCCGTTAAAGCTGCTTCACTGACTCCAGATGAAAAAGATGAACTGTTGGACTATGTACGCCCTGCCAAGCGCGAAGCCAGCAAGGAAGAACCGAACAAAGATTTGGTAGGGCAGAATCTCAAACAGGTCAATGAGACACTCAAAACCATGAAAGAAACCACAGAAGCCGGCAAAAGCTTGTGGCAAACGGGACAGGAAGTTTTTCAAGCTATTGCCCCCTGGTTAGGAGTAGCGGCAAAACTCATCGGAATGTAGAGATTATTATTGATTATGGGTGATGGAGCAGAATCAGGGTATTGGCGATAGCTCACTGCAAAATAGTGAAGTTCAGCAGACACAGGCAAGCCGGGATGCGGTTAGCTTTCAAAATAGTCAAGCTAACCAAGTCACAATCAATAACATTATCTTGCGGATGTTTAGCAAACCACAGCCACCGCAAGTTAATTGGGACTGGGGACAACGATTACTCAAAGAAAAACAGTTACCAGATATTCGTCAACGCTTGACCGATACTTTGGGGAAGCAGCGAATTGCCATGAATGTCTCTTTTGCTGAACAGTTATCTTGGGTAAGTCGAAGTTTGCAGATTAATGGCGAAGATTATTGGGACTATAGATGCCAATAAACTGCTGATTGAGATATTTGAAAGAGATGACGTTCAAGGCAAATTGCTGATTTTAGGTGCGCCAGGAGCAGGGAAAACTACAGCACTCTTGGGTTTAGCCGAGCAGTTGGTGTGGGGGGCGCGGCAAAATCCTAAAACTGTCATCCCTGTTTTATTTGAGCTTTCGACTTGGCGGGATGATAACCAAAGCATTGAAAAATGGTTGATTGAGCAACTTTATGAACTACACGGGGGAGAACCTAAATATAAAATTTATGAGGGTTGGCTAGAACAACGGGTGTTATTACCGTTGTTGGATGGTTTAGATGAATTGGGGCTAGAAAGACAAAAGAAATGTACCATCAAGCTGAATGAATTTGCTCGTCATTATCCCCATGTTGTAGTTTGTTGTCGGATTAAAGAATTTGAGGCTGTCAACCTGAAGCTAAACAACCTTAGAGGTGCGGTGTCTCTCCAACCTTTATCTGACTTTCAAATTCAAGATTATCTTTATAGCTTGAATCGTTCAGAATTATGGTCAGTCATTGAGGGAAATCCAAATTTAATCAATTTGCTAGAACCAACTTCAGAAAACGAGCCGGGTTTGTTGCGTGTGCCGTTGTTCATTAAGCTAGTGGTTGATGTGTATGACCCAGAACAGCCAATTAGCAACAAAGCAGATTTATTAGAGAAGTATATTGACCGCCAGTTGTCGAGAGATACCCGTGAACAAGAACGCCGCCAAGAAAGGGAAAGGAGCAAATGGGCGTATAAAACACTGAAAGATGAACCAGGTTGGCAGCAAACCCGCCGCACTTTAAGTTGGATAGCAAAGCGGTTGCAAGATAACAACACAGTAGAGTTGCTGATTGAGCAAATGCAGCCGACTTGGATTGAGTCTCAACATTTACGACGACGCTATCGGCTGATTTACGGGCTGATTTTCGGGCTGATTTTCGGGTTGATTGGAGGACTGATTGTTGGGTTGATTGTCGGGCTGATTGTCGGGCTGATTGTTGGGTTGATTGGAGGACTGATTGTTGGGTTGATTGGAGGACTGACTGGAGATAAAGATCCGATGGATTATTTGATAGGAAAGCTAATTAGAAATTCGATAGAAAATTTTGATATCAATCATATTGAACCTCTTGAAACATTTAAAATTTTGATATCTCGTAAAGCAATACATAAAATTTTAAATAAATTACACTATTGGCTGATTTACGGGCTGATTGTCGGGCTGATTTACGGGCTGATTGACGGGCTGATTGAAGGGCTGATTGAAGGGCTGATTTACGGGCTAATTTACGGGCTGATTTACGGGCTGATTGAAGGGCTGATTTACGGGCTTAAGGAAGAATTAAAAGTGCGATCTCTGCCCAACCAAGGCATCTGGAACTCATTACAGAGTATGCTATGGACAACAGCCTTGAGTTATCCCCTCGGCGTAATTTTGATGATGGCGGCTCTAGTGGCTCGTAGAGTAGCAGAAAAGCATGACTGGCTAGATTTACCAGGGATTTTATTACGCAACTGTCCCCAATATTTGCTACCAGGGCTACTTATGGCTCTATTATTCGGTTTTATGGTTGGTGGTGGGGCTCCTTGTGTACAGCACTTTTCCCTACGCCTCGTTCTTTGGCAAAGTGGCGCTATCCCCTGGAATCTTGCCCAATTCCTCAACTACTGCGTTGAACGGCGCTTACTCTTGCGCGTTGGTGGGCGTTACCGCTTCCTGCACCGCGAACTCCTCGACCATTTTGCTAATTCTGGCACTGCTCATCTCCGGTAATAAATTAACTTCAAACACTGTCTCTGTATAACTTTACCAGCAATTTCAGCCTATTCTTCTCTACAACACCATCATCATAGACTGCTACTTTTACTGAACTCAGAGTACCAATTATTCAGTAAAATCTTGCGTAAATCTTGCAAATTTTACTGATGATTTCCTTTTCCAAGGTTCTCAAAGAAAAACAGGTGACTTATATAATACCTCTGGTATTGTTGCTGCTGCTCTTGGCAATGGGCGCAGTTCCTAGCTACTTAAAAGGGCGCTGGGAATGGAAACAGCCACCACCTGTCACCACCCTCAAGGAATTAAGAAAAATACGCAAAACGGGATTAACCATTCCTGGCTGGGAAACAACTCAACAAGCCGAACAACAAGTTGGCGAACATAAATGGTCGTTGCAAGTTCTCAAACAAGCAAGTTCGCCCACTCAGGTGATTTTGCTATTACTCCCACAAAACGGCCCAAGAGATCAACCGGAAGTGGAATGGACGGAGATTAACGGCTGGGGTAGGTTGCGCTGGGGAAAATGGGATATAGCCCAAGAACGTTCTCTGGAATTTTCAGTTAAACATTCCCAAACTGCTAGTTCTAATGCTGATGTGCCAGTGAAAGCGAGATTTTTCCGCGTTTCCACTCAACAAGATACCTTTGCTGTTTTACAGTGGTATGCTTTCCCCAATAGTGGCAACCCGTCACCTTTGCGCTGGTTTGTCAAAGATCAATTGGCACAGTTGCAAAAACGCCGGAATCCTTGGGTAGCAGTGAGTATAATGATACCAATTGAGCCTTTGGGTGACGTGGAAACTACTAAGTCTTTAGCTCAGTCTTTGGGTGAAGCGGTGCAGACTACATTAATGGCAAATGCTTTATAGCCAGTTGATCAGTAATTTGAGTTGTAACTATGTGGACTTAACCAAATAATGTGGAAAACCTGCTATCTTTGATCAAACAATTTCCCAGAGTAGTAAGTTAAAAATTTACCTCTTCTCTATAATCAACTCTGCAACTCCAAGCAAATATACAAGTTACTTTCAATCTAAAATAACGACTCGGTAGAATTAATTCTCAATACAGTTTGACTGCACCGATGTTTATAGTTTCCCATCCTTATGTACGTGCATTTAGCACTTTATGTTTTGTGAGTTTTCAGGCAGGTGTTTGGCTGACAAATTCTGTTCAACCTGTTGTAGCTCAATCTTTACCATCTCCCGAAACCTCACCAGGGCAATTCCCGGTGTTACCACCTGGAAATCCCACCCAGGAAGAATCTCCGCTACAACCTCCTGCACCACCTCCAAATGCTGATGGTATATTCCCCAATGAAAGCGGCGCGGCTTCTTCTCAACTCAACCGTTACCTTTTAGGGCCGGGAGATGCAATTAGTGTGACGTTTCAACGTCCTCCTGGTGCTTATCGCTTGGGGCCAGGAGATTCTATTAGTGTGCTAGTTCAACGCTTCCCAGATTTAAGTTTTCAAGCTTCAATTAATCCAGAAGGTAATATTGCCGCACCCTTGCTCGGCACAGTACCACTACAAAATTTAACTTTACAAGAAGCCCAAGACAAAATTCGTTTGTTATTTAATCGTTATGTGATTAATCCTGTAGTTGTGTTGTCTTTGACAGGTCTGCGCCCGGATTTGAGTTTTCAAGCCCAAATTAGTCCCGAAGGCAATATTGTTGTGCCACAGGTGGGAATTTTATCTATACAAGGTTTGAGTTTGGCCGAAGCTCAAGAAAAAATTCGCTTAAGTTTAAGTCGGGTCATGGTTGATCCGATAATTTCTGTAGCTCTATTGTCTACAAGACCTGTACAAATTACGATTAGCGGTGAGGTTTTTCGCCCAGGAATTTATTCTGTCAATTCTGCAACCCCCAGAGTTGCTGATGCTTTACTGATAGCTGGTGGTTCTACAATAAACGCCGATCTGCGACAAATCCAAGTACGGCGGACATTAATGGATGGTTCTGTAATTTCGCAAAATATTGATTTGTATGCTGCATTGCAAAATGGTGCTTCTGTGCCGAATTTGCGTTTGCAAGATGGTGATGCAGTAATTATCTCCCGTCGGGAAGTGGGTAATGATGATGGTTATGACCGCAATTTAATTGCTCGTTCATCTTTAGCTGTGCCACAAATTCGCGTCCGGTTGTTAAATTATGCTGCTGGGGGACTGGTGACACAAACCTTACCAAACGGTAGTACTTTTGTAGATGCTTTGGGAGGGATTAATTTAGATACGGCGAACCTCCGAGATATTGCTTTAATTCGATTCGACCCAGAACGGGGCCGCGCAATTACGCAAAGACTTGATGCCAAAAAAGCACTTTCTGGTGATATATCTCAAAATGTTCCTTTACAAGATAATGATGTTATTGTTGTTGGTCGCAACTTAATTTCGAGAATCACCAATATCTTTAGTACAATTACCCGACCGTTCTTTGATGTTCAAAGTTTTATCCGCTTCTTCCAATTTTTTGGCGGTGGCTCAAATTAAAACATCTCTGGCTTTTTAAATGATTCTTGACCACCATTCTCTCGCTGAATTCTATATGTCTTTGCTATGACCCCACCAATTGTTAAACGCTATCTAATTGCATTCGAGAAGTACAAGTGGATTGGACTAGCTGGTTTTGGGCTAGTGGTTGTCGGGTCAACAGTGGTGGCTGTACAACCAGATCCACCAATAAATTACATAGCAAATGCAGCACTGACTTATAATCGTCCCCCGGTTTCATTTTCACTGACGGGGAATGAAATCCAGCAGCAAGGACAAGACTTAAGCGAGGCGGCTTTACTATCAGATCAAATTATTGAGGCAGTCGCAACAAAGGTTAATGTCAAGCCCAAAACTATTGGCACAAATGTGGCTTTGAAGTTACCCGAAAAAACTGCCAAAGCGGGAGAAGTTGTATCGACAGTTATTGATCTGAAGTATAAAGATACTGATCCAAAACGCGCTCAAGAGGTGCTTCAAGAATTGATGCAAGCAATGATCAAGTTGAGCGCGGAGATTAATACAGGGCGATTAAGAGCAATTATTCAAAAAATTGAAGAACGTCTACCCCAGGCGAAAGCAGAATTACAAACGGCGGAAAAAAGATTAGAACAATACGATCGCCGGGAACGTCCGGCAATATTATCAGCAGAAAATGGTAGTTTATTGGCGGCAATTACTAACAGCCAAAATCAACAGAGGCAAATTCAATTAAATATTGCTGGGATTGATGCTCAAATTCTCAGTATACGCACCAAATTGGGTTTAGATGTCAATCAAGCTTATGTTTCTTCGGCTTTAAGTGCTGACCCAATTCTGGGAAATTTGCGAACACAGCTATATCAAACAGAATCGCAAATTGCTTTGCTGCGGAAAGATTTACGTCCTGAACATCCAACGATGATTCAGTTGTATCGCCAAAAAGAAGCCACTGAACAATTAATTCAACAGCGAGCTAATGAAGTGATCGGTGGCGGTGGTGCAGCCGCACCTTTAGCGGGAAATATTTCGGGGATTCGCGCTCAAAGTAATTTAGACCCAGCCAGACAAGGGTTAGCGAATCAAATGGTGACTTTGCAAACCCAACGCGACACACTTCAACAACAGTTGGCACAGCAAATCCGCGAAGAAGTCCGGCTCAGGCAGGAGTATTCTTTAATACCCAACAAACAATTAGAGCGATCGCGCTTGGAACAGGAAGTCGCCCTGAAAAAAGCGGTTTATGACCAAATGCAAGCCAAACTTACTGATTCTAAAACCGCAGAAGCGGAAACTGTTAGTAGCTTAACAGTTGCCCGCTCACCATTGATTATTCCTGAACCCACGAAAGCCAAGAGTGTACCAACTACTTTAGGGATTGGTGGTTTTTTGGGCTTGTTGGTTGGTGGTGGCGTGATCTTTTTACTGGGTGCTTTAGAAGGAACATTCAAGACCAAAGAAGATATCCGCGACAGTCTCAAAGAACGAGAAGTGGTGTTACTGGGCGAAATACCTTTAATGTCAGTGGAAGATTTACCTCCAGATACAGTACCCGTAGTATTTTCACCTGATTCGCCATATTTAGAGTTTTATGAAAAATTCCGCAGCAATTTACGTCGCTTGGCTGGTAAAGATGTAAAAATACTTCTAATTGCTAGTACTGGCGCTCAAGAAGGCAAAACAGTTAGTGCTTACAATTTGGGTGTGGCTTGCGCTCGTGCGGGGAAACGTACTTTGATTATTGAAACCGATTTGCGATCGCCTTCGCGGGCTGCATCCTTAAAAGTTAATCTCGACCCCGACGCGACTATTGAACCTTTGCGTTATTATGCCAGCTTGAGTGATTGCATTCGCTTAGTACCAGATATAGAAAATTTATACATTATTCCTAGTCCTGGCCCTGTACGTCAATCACCAGCTATCATTGAATCTAGCGAAATGCGACGGCTGATGGAAGATGCTCGTGAGCGTTACGATTTAGTAATTCTAGATACTAGCCCTTTAAGTTATTCCAACGATCCTTTGTTGATTCAACCCTACAGTGATGGTATTGTCATGGTCGCCCGACCGAACTATACACAAGAAAGTTTGTTGGGTGAGGCGCTTGATCAATTACAAGAAGCTGAACTGGGGTTATTGGGTGTAATTATCAACGGTGCTGATATTGAAGTTGCTTTACCAGACAGTAAAGAACCATCACCAACCTCTTCACCAGAATCAGAATCAGCAATTGTGGAAGAAGTTGACCAAATTTCCGTAGGGAAGTAAGGGTGTATGGCGCGGGGTGCAGGGGAAAAATTTTTACCACTCAGCACTTTGCTAAAAATCAAGGGAAGCATAATCATCATGCTTCCCTGAAAATATTGCTTGTAAATAAACAAGCTGAATTAAATTGATTTTAGTAAGCTAAAGTTTCTAAAGTCTCTCTTAAATACTTTTGTACTTGCTGTTCCAGGAGCAAACCTTGCAATTGGGTATTACGTTCTAGTTGCCAACGTTGGAAACCGGAACTGGCAGCGATCGCACATTTAAGGCTATACCAAATTTCGGTATCTGCGGGATATTGGAGATTACTAGCAGCAGAAGTTGGAGTCATAGTCCCTGATTCCTCAACTTTTAAAGTTATGGCAGTTTTCATTGTGAGCAAATACAACCCTGTCTGATTCAGACAGTGTATACTCTGCGAAGAATTGTTTAGGTTCTGATTTTTAGGGCTGCTGCGAGTTTCTATTGCTCCCGATGAAGGATTGAAACAACCTGGGTAAAATTTGATTAACTTGCACCCCTAAAATAGTGAAATCATGCTTGATATTTTCTAAAGATAACGGTTCGAGGGCAGCAAATTCTGTGTCATTAGTCACTAAAATCCGTGCCACACTCACGGGAACTTGTAAAAATAAATTACTTGCTAAAAAAGTTAAAGCAGCTAACAGCAAGCCTAAGCCATGCCATTGCGGCAAAAAGCTAACTAAATGTTGCATTTGGGGTACAACTTTGTAAAGCTGCCACAAGATGACAGTTAATATTATTGCGGCCACCAGAGACAACACCCGATTTAATTTAGTATTAATTAAACAAAGTATCTTGCGCTGTTGCTCGGTTAAATTTTCGGGTTTGAGAGCGATCCCTAAAAGAGAATATATATAAAACGGGCGGCGTAGCTGCATCCACAATAGTGGAGTAACGCCGACAGTGGCGACTAATAATAGTTCTCCCCACACCGGGAAGAGTGGCTCACCGATCGCCAATGACAATAAGCACAAAACCAAAAAAAATGGCAATGTCGCTAATCCAGCAATGTGAATCCACAATATAGGGTCAGAGCGAAACGAAGACATAGTTAAAGTGCTGAGTGCTGAGGAGACAGTGTGTTGGGCGGCTTTGCCGACTCCCTCACTGACGTTGCTGAGTGCTGAGTTTTATATTTTAAGTTTTGAGTGTGGAACTAACTTAATTTTCAGTTCAACACACTTAAACTTTCACTTCAACTCAGCACTGAGTGTTAACCACTATCTTGTCAAAGTCAGGGTACGGCGTTTTGTCACCATCTGGTAGGCTTCAATAATGTCGCCTTCTACCCAGTCATGGAATTTATCGACGTTAATACCGCATTCATAACCGGCATTGACTTCCCGAACGTCGTCTTTGATCCGTTTGAGAGAATCAAGGACTCCTTCGTAGACGACTTTTCCGCCACGACGTACGCGCAGTTTGCAGTTACGTAATAGCTTGCCAGACTGCACATAACAGCCAGCAACGGCTCCTTTACCTACTGGGAAGACAGCACGGACTTCACACTGACCAAGGGCTTCTTCGACCAACTCTGGTTCCAACAGACCTTCCAAGGCTCCTTGGATATCTTCGAGGAGTTTATAGATAATGTTATACTCCCGGACATCCACACCAGCTTCATCAGCAGCTTGTCTTGCGCCACTGGCGTAGGTGGTGTTAAAGCCAATGATGACTGCGTTA encodes the following:
- the crtB gene encoding cyanoexosortase B: MALPQHIQIKSTQQILSIAILGVLALLYTPLLLHWLGGWLHKTISIEHEYFSHGIIGLPFAAYLSWLNRKQWQRLPDSTHPVGAFLLLIGGVFYLSGIADWVNLSLPIILTGLCLWFKGVAGLRLQGFPLVLIFLATPTFVPYLLVPYTLPLQSFIAGTAGFILNQIGMQVTVDEINIYVGGRIVEVAPYCAGLKMLFTTLYVSLMLLYWTGALVSRRISVWFMCIAVAISVTANIIRNTFLSYFHGTGNEAAFKWLHDSWGGDLYSACMLLLLVPLLNWMNNNFLAYPENAEPIEEQN
- a CDS encoding NACHT domain-containing protein; protein product: MAKIIGTIDANKLLIEIFERDDVQGKLLILGAPGAGKTTALLGLAEQLVWGARQNPKTVIPVLFELSTWRDDNQSIEKWLIEQLYELHGGEPKYKIYEGWLEQRVLLPLLDGLDELGLERQKKCTIKLNEFARHYPHVVVCCRIKEFEAVNLKLNNLRGAVSLQPLSDFQIQDYLYSLNRSELWSVIEGNPNLINLLEPTSENEPGLLRVPLFIKLVVDVYDPEQPISNKADLLEKYIDRQLSRDTREQERRQERERSKWAYKTLKDEPGWQQTRRTLSWIAKRLQDNNTVELLIEQMQPTWIESQHLRRRYRLIYGLIFGLIFGLIGGLIVGLIVGLIVGLIVGLIGGLIVGLIGGLTGDKDPMDYLIGKLIRNSIENFDINHIEPLETFKILISRKAIHKILNKLHYWLIYGLIVGLIYGLIDGLIEGLIEGLIYGLIYGLIYGLIEGLIYGLKEELKVRSLPNQGIWNSLQSMLWTTALSYPLGVILMMAALVARRVAEKHDWLDLPGILLRNCPQYLLPGLLMALLFGFMVGGGAPCVQHFSLRLVLWQSGAIPWNLAQFLNYCVERRLLLRVGGRYRFLHRELLDHFANSGTAHLR
- a CDS encoding cyanoexosortase B system-associated protein — protein: MISFSKVLKEKQVTYIIPLVLLLLLLAMGAVPSYLKGRWEWKQPPPVTTLKELRKIRKTGLTIPGWETTQQAEQQVGEHKWSLQVLKQASSPTQVILLLLPQNGPRDQPEVEWTEINGWGRLRWGKWDIAQERSLEFSVKHSQTASSNADVPVKARFFRVSTQQDTFAVLQWYAFPNSGNPSPLRWFVKDQLAQLQKRRNPWVAVSIMIPIEPLGDVETTKSLAQSLGEAVQTTLMANAL
- a CDS encoding polysaccharide biosynthesis/export family protein, which codes for MFIVSHPYVRAFSTLCFVSFQAGVWLTNSVQPVVAQSLPSPETSPGQFPVLPPGNPTQEESPLQPPAPPPNADGIFPNESGAASSQLNRYLLGPGDAISVTFQRPPGAYRLGPGDSISVLVQRFPDLSFQASINPEGNIAAPLLGTVPLQNLTLQEAQDKIRLLFNRYVINPVVVLSLTGLRPDLSFQAQISPEGNIVVPQVGILSIQGLSLAEAQEKIRLSLSRVMVDPIISVALLSTRPVQITISGEVFRPGIYSVNSATPRVADALLIAGGSTINADLRQIQVRRTLMDGSVISQNIDLYAALQNGASVPNLRLQDGDAVIISRREVGNDDGYDRNLIARSSLAVPQIRVRLLNYAAGGLVTQTLPNGSTFVDALGGINLDTANLRDIALIRFDPERGRAITQRLDAKKALSGDISQNVPLQDNDVIVVGRNLISRITNIFSTITRPFFDVQSFIRFFQFFGGGSN
- a CDS encoding GumC family protein, whose protein sequence is MTPPIVKRYLIAFEKYKWIGLAGFGLVVVGSTVVAVQPDPPINYIANAALTYNRPPVSFSLTGNEIQQQGQDLSEAALLSDQIIEAVATKVNVKPKTIGTNVALKLPEKTAKAGEVVSTVIDLKYKDTDPKRAQEVLQELMQAMIKLSAEINTGRLRAIIQKIEERLPQAKAELQTAEKRLEQYDRRERPAILSAENGSLLAAITNSQNQQRQIQLNIAGIDAQILSIRTKLGLDVNQAYVSSALSADPILGNLRTQLYQTESQIALLRKDLRPEHPTMIQLYRQKEATEQLIQQRANEVIGGGGAAAPLAGNISGIRAQSNLDPARQGLANQMVTLQTQRDTLQQQLAQQIREEVRLRQEYSLIPNKQLERSRLEQEVALKKAVYDQMQAKLTDSKTAEAETVSSLTVARSPLIIPEPTKAKSVPTTLGIGGFLGLLVGGGVIFLLGALEGTFKTKEDIRDSLKEREVVLLGEIPLMSVEDLPPDTVPVVFSPDSPYLEFYEKFRSNLRRLAGKDVKILLIASTGAQEGKTVSAYNLGVACARAGKRTLIIETDLRSPSRAASLKVNLDPDATIEPLRYYASLSDCIRLVPDIENLYIIPSPGPVRQSPAIIESSEMRRLMEDARERYDLVILDTSPLSYSNDPLLIQPYSDGIVMVARPNYTQESLLGEALDQLQEAELGLLGVIINGADIEVALPDSKEPSPTSSPESESAIVEEVDQISVGK
- a CDS encoding low-complexity tail membrane protein, translating into MSSFRSDPILWIHIAGLATLPFFLVLCLLSLAIGEPLFPVWGELLLVATVGVTPLLWMQLRRPFYIYSLLGIALKPENLTEQQRKILCLINTKLNRVLSLVAAIILTVILWQLYKVVPQMQHLVSFLPQWHGLGLLLAALTFLASNLFLQVPVSVARILVTNDTEFAALEPLSLENIKHDFTILGVQVNQILPRLFQSFIGSNRNSQQP